One window from the genome of Salvia splendens isolate huo1 chromosome 9, SspV2, whole genome shotgun sequence encodes:
- the LOC121748853 gene encoding uncharacterized protein LOC121748853: MVAISLYKGNLHKATDVPRRWPSPAPKISLKDFKILLRRRARALSRLSTSESDVATTSNPNPSPALNPSSAPDTTTEINHVDNLCSNSELMLKGQLKKGEGNKEETGEDRKEVDEDNVLPVKVEKEKEAVKNSGVSEIPMNKAIEKINDENATSGADKRINEVKEKLVVLNEKKHSLVQVLKQILSAEEHLKRQNCAQGMPSRPPLPLQVDTTTDSGSVIRVNTPRIGKDGNPCGDMEGGEAGDVSNHNPHSRHLVRTSSCSPSSDSQQKKPFSNAVPHSYRTTLAVAGSPSRFAPAAQGPPSVSVSGASYIASSPSPAASGGTSVFRDGRLPSPWN, encoded by the exons atggTGGCGATATCACTGTACAAAGGCAACCTCCACAAAGCCACCGACGTCCCTCGCCGATGGCCGAGCCCTGCCCCTAAAATTTCTCTCAAAGATTTCAAAATCCTCCTCCGCCGTCGCGCCAGAGCCCTTTCCCGCCTCAGCACCTCCGAATCCGATGTGGCAACGACTTCAAACCCTAATCCTTCTCCCGCTCTTAATCCGAGCTCCGCGCCTGATACAACCACTGAAATCAATCATGTCGATAATCTCTGCTCGAATTCTGAGTTGATGCTAAAGGGGCAATTGAAGAAGGGAGAAGGGAATAAGGAGGAGACCGGGGAGGATAGAAAGGAGGTGGATGAGGATAACGTTTTGCCGGTGaaggtggagaaggagaaggaggctgTCAAGAACAGCGGTGTATCAGAGATTCCGATGAATAAGGCGATCGAG AAAATCAACGATGAAAATGCTACAAGTGGTGCCGATAAAAGAATCAATGAGGTTAAGGAGAAGTTGGTAGTTTTAAATGAGAAAAAACACAGTTTAGTACAAGTACTCAAACAG ATTCTGAGCGCAGAAGAGCACTTAAAGAGACAGAATTGTGCACAGGGAATGCCAAGTCGCCCTCCTCTTCCACTACAAGTGGATACCACGACTGATTCGGGTTCAGTGATTAGGGTAAATACCCCTAGAATAGGAAAAGACGGAAATCCTTGTGGTGATATGGAGGGAGGAGAAGCCGGTGATGTTTCAAACCATAATCCACATTCTCGTCATTTAGTCCGTACAAGCAGTTGTTCACCATCTTCTGACTCCCAACAGAAGAAGCCATTCTCAAACGCG GTACCCCACTCCTATAGGACTACACTAGCAGTTGCAGGTAGTCCTTCGCGGTTCGCACCTGCTGCACAAGGACCCCCATCAGTTTCTGTTTCAGGAGCAAGTTATATAGCCTCATCCCCTTCTCCTGCAGCTTCTGGCGGCACTTCAGTTTTTCGAGATGGCAGGCTCCCTAGTCCATGGAACTAA
- the LOC121747594 gene encoding transcription factor MYB35-like has protein sequence MVKTSSSELMKAVWNEDGEAKIKRSGQEEKRSGKNAERDRKPDPNLTSFTPQEEDLIIQLHSLLGSRWSIIARQLQEKTESDVKNVWNRKLKKKLSAMGIDPVTHKPFSQILGSVGASTRHPPLHSRELLKGESVVTAPMKAEELCDQVEASSFSWNAFFLEEALAAHENIGGEFAGEVLGDGEIDGCGGGGFEASAAAASDDWEAR, from the exons ATGGTAAAAACCAGCTCCTCCGAATTGATGAAGGCTGTCTGGAACGAAGATGGAGAAGCAAAAATCAAGAGATCAG GTCAAGAGGAGAAGAGAAGTGGGAAAAATGCAGAGAGAGATAGGAAGCCTGATCCAAATCTCACTAGCTTCACCCCTCAAGAGGAGGATCTAATCATCCAGCTGCATTCTCTGCTCGGAAGCAG GTGGAGTATCATAGCCCGACAGCTCCAAGAAAAGACAGAAAGCGACGTGAAGAATGTATGGAACCGTAAGCTGAAGAAGAAGCTGTCAGCAATGGGGATAGATCCGGTGACGCACAAGCCCTTCTCTCAGATCCTGGGTAGCGTGGGGGCGTCCACGCGCCACCCTCCTCTTCACTCTCGGGAGTTATTGAAAGGGGAATCGGTTGTGACGGCGCCGATGAAGGCGGAGGAGCTCTGTGATCAGGTGGAGGCGTCGAGCTTCAGCTGGAACGCTTTCTTTCTCGAGGAGGCGTTGGCGGCCCATGAAAATATTGGAGGGGAGTTTGCTGGTGAGGTTTTGGGAGATGGGGAGATTGATGGCTGCGGTGGAGGTGGATTTGAGgcgtcggcggcggcggcaagCGATGATTGGGAAGCAAGATGA